TAATACGGAGTTTGTCCATCTGCAAAACTAAACAGCCACCTATTCATTTGATGAAGTTATTGATTAAATGTTGtacaataatcaataacatctGTAGTTCTAAGTCTTAAGCAGGTGGATTTTAATAGCTCATctataaatgatttattaaccATCAATAAGTCATTAATTACAGTTTATGAACTCTTTATAACTGGGGCTTATCTGTACCACTTGATTTTAGAGTTTCTAAAATATTAGTCTGGATAGTATATATACGGTGGCCCTGATGTGCAAATCAAAAAGCACAACAGTAAATAAGTTTAGGATTTGTTgttatatttagttatttgttgtgtgttttgtaatttatgttttgttgtgtttagtgATCTGCTGttatattttgtgatttgttgtgttttgttatatttatattattttttgtcttttgtacTTCGGGGGCCACCGTAGATGTATAACAGCCCATACATATAacttatataatttaaaataagaCGTAACAACACATTAGTCGTCAAAGCAGCACGCGCATGCGCAGAGACGGAGCCTCCACTGAAACAAAGTTTAAATCCCTCCGAAATAAACACGCGTTAAAGGCTCGTGAGCAACGTTAAAGAACACGCGGGACTCTGATTGAGTTCGTGTGTCCGTGTTGTGTTGACAACACGCGGGTCACAATGGACCTGTTGTCTCCCGCTGACGCTCCATCAgcggaaaaacacaaatcacctGAAGACGGAAGTGAGCAGCAGATTTCAGTCCGGGCCGCGAACGCGCCGCATGCATGTCACTGACTGACAGTTTGTTTACGTGTGTTTTCTACGTTTGCGAGTTATTCCCCAAGATCCGCCAGAGCCTCCGGCCGCCTCTGACACTGGCTTCCTGCGGGGGTAtggcggcggcggtggctgctgcggctgcggcGGAGGAGCCGGAGGACCGCGCTGACCGGAGCTGCGTTGGCGGAGCGGCGCTAACAGGTGACGGGGAACCGGAGGAGGCCGAGGAGTTCACCTGCCCGACCCACCGCTCCGGGCTCTCCCGGCGGCAGGACGAGCAGAGGAAGGCGGGGCTGTTCTGCGACGTGACGCTGGAGTTCCGCTCCGGGGGTGCGTGCGGGTCCGGAGGGGAGCGGGTCCAGACGCTGGCCGCCCACCGCTCGGTGCTGTCCGCGGCGTCGCACTACTTCACCCTGCTGCTGGGCGGACACTTCTCCGAGTCCCAGTCGGCCCGAGTGGAGCTGAAGGGCTGGAGCTCCGAGGGCGGACTGGAGCCCGAGGCTGTGAGGAGAGTGATCCAGTTCATGTACACCGGAGAGATCACGGTCTCCACCGCTAGTGTGCATGAAGTCCTGGAGCTGGCTGACAGGTGAGGTACATCTTTCTATCTGAACCGGGAAGGGACTGATGTCTGTGGATGAACGATTTCAATACAAATATCATGTATGCGTTTAATTGATTCACCCACTGAGTACTTGGGTAGAAGTATGTAGTGGGTGatacaattaaacacaacaatgtaCATGGTGAAAGTATTTCAATCTTACATTTAATCTGAATCAGAAATTGGAAGGGACTGATGTCTATGGACGAACGATTTAAATAATCATGTACATTGTCGTGTTTAATTGTATCACCCACTCCATACTTGTACCAAAGTGAGTCTGCTGGGAACAGGTGAGGCTCGTGTTGGTGTTTCGTGACCGTGCACATCGTTATTATTTGCCTGACTTGTTGTTTCGTGTGTCAACAATGTGCTGGTCTGACAACTCTCGTGTTCTGCTGCACCTACACCTTTGCCCTTTTTGTAAATACGCAGACACTGGTGATGTCATGATTATTGTCGTCACTACACCCAGCTTCAACCTGGGCAGAAGTTCCAGTTaaataatattgtatttgtatagcaccaaatcacagcATCCATTATCTCAAGACCTTATGATATTAGAGAAATTCCgtgtgataagagctacctCAAAATAACAgtaaccatctttgagaaacattgatttaatgtgcattttgactttgtagtttggtcccatccactaacatggaggaagcagggcATATGGCCtttattgcagccagccaccagggggcggtcgGGActatttggcttcacttaaggggtgctgtcatgtcgtccatctttatttacagtctgataATTCTGACGTGTTCTCACCTCTAGGTTCCTGTTGGTGCAGCTGAAGAGCTTCTGTGGAGAGTTTCTCATGAAGAAGTTGAGCTTGTCCAACTGCGTCGCCGTGCACAGCCTCGCCCACATGTACACCCTGGACCAGCTCGCCCTGGGAGCCGCCAAGATGATTCGGAGGAACTTCCACAATGTCATCCGCAACGAGGAATTCTTCACGCTGCCGTTTCACCTCCTGCGAACCTGGCTCTCGGACTCCGAAATCACCGTGGATTCTGAGCAGGAGCTGTTTGAGGCCGTCGTGAAATGGGTGCAGCAGAACCCGGAGGAGCGAGAGAAGCACTTTGAGGAGCTGTTCGGGCTCTTGAGGCTGTCACAGATTGCTCCCAGTGTACTGATGCAGGTGGTGAGGAAGGAGCCCTTAGTGGCAAACAGTGCGTCCTGTCAGAAGCTGGTGTCCGACACCCTCGAGGTTCAGGCTATTCACTTCGAGAGCCTCAAGTCTGCTGATTTAGAGCTCTGTGCCTCCCACATGACGGCCACCCAGCCCCGTTTTGGCCAGAACATGGACGTCATCATGGTGGTGGGTGGTGTTTCAGAAGGTGGAGAGtatctgagtgagtgtgtgggcTACTTTGTCGCAGAGGACCGCTGGGTCAACCTGCCGCACATTCACAACCACCTTGATGGACATGCTATCGCAGTCACCGACAGCCATGTTTATGTGGCGGGCTCCATGGAGCCAGGCTTCGCCAAGATGGTGGAGCGCTACAACCCCAACCTCAACAGCTGGGAGCAGGTCAGCAGCCTGAGCTCTCGCAAACACTCCTTCGGCCTCACATGTGTTAAAGAGGTTCTCTGCAGCATCGGTGGTCACGGAAACTTCAGTCCAGGCTTTAAGGACGTCACTGTCTACGAGCCTGAGCAGGACGAGTGGCGAAATCTTGACCCAGCACCAAAAATACTACGAGATGTCAAAACGGTGAGCGTGGAGGACCGCTACGTGTACGTGATGGCCAGGACCCCTGTGGACTTGGACTTCGAGGATGGACTGAGCACCGTGACCACTTGCTAcgacacagagagtcacaagtgGCAGGATGTGGACTCATTGCCGCTCATCGATAACTACTGCGTCTTTCAAATGGCCGTCGCGTCCACCAGCTTCTACCACACGGCTTCCTGTTGCCCCAAGACCTACGATGTAACACAGGAGGACGCTCAGCAGAAAATATGCATAAACATCTCCGACGACATCCTCGACAGCCTCCCTCCAGAGGTCCTCGGTATGGAAGGTGCCGCCATCTGCTACCTGGGTGAGGACGTATTCATCATTGGCGGCTGGAGGAACAGCACCAACATGGACAAGCAGTACCGCAAGGAGGTCTACCGTTACTGTGCCGAAAAGAAGCGATGGATGCTGCTGCCGCCCTTACCTCAGCCCCGCTGTCGAGCAGCGGCCTGCCACGTTCGCATCCCGTACCAGTATCTGTACGGCTGCCAGCGCTACCCCATGCCCCAGAACCTGGCTCGTCAGCGGGACCGCatgcagcagatgcagcagctccATCTGCGCACCCTCTCCCTGCGGAGGCAGCTGCAAACTCAGATCGAATGTTGACATTGAATCTCTATTGAAACGTTCGGACTTGCACAATACTTCTGAGGCTTTTATTCTCCGCATGGGTTTACGTGGGGCTGAAGTTCACACTGTTCAAATTgccaaaagagaaaaatataagaaataccAAGACAGGCTAATAAGTTTTCAGtcttgtatatttatttataactccAAATTAAACCATGATTTTACCCTTTTTTGCGCTGTTAAaattgtttcttgtgtgtgcCGCTGGAACGAGACCATCATTTCGTGTGCAAGAAATAAGAATTAAGCAAAGCATATATTGGGGAACAGGGTGGAGTGTgattatataaacacataagCCCACATAAGCCTGCATAAGGCAATTTTGCACTAAAAACTGTTGTGTTAATGATGATTTTAAATTCCAAtgaatgtgtataaatgtgtatgaTTTATTTCAGCTGGTTAAAATTGCTTTATGTGATCAGCATATCTTGAAACTTAGACCAAATATCGCCATGATAACGTGTCAAAATATTTCTGCTtctgatttacatttaaattctaATTTAAAATGTCGTTATGTCAGGGACTAAAGTTTGTTGAGTTcttggtttgttggtttttctggAATCTTTGTGCTTCTTGCAGAATTTACTCTGCATTTTCCTTTGAGTGACCAAGAGCACATGTTCACACATGGACACTGAACTGCTGAAAGACtctaaaatgtgtaaaacactTTAAACCATGAACTTCTCTCAATGTTCTTaacttttcttttatcaatGCAGTTGATTTAACTGCATTTCCTGCACTGAAAGACCCTGaatgttaatttaaatgttttcttctcaGTGTTGTGTGGACCAGTTGCTgagctcagtgtttctctgttaCTGATCAGAAACTGCTCATGTCTGTGGTATCTCCAGCCAGGCTGTCTGTAACTGTGGTCTCATTAGACATGGTGAGCCAGACACCTTTCCACTAACATACTGTGCATAATGTGAACTGGTGGATGAATGAGTTCATTCAGTTGTGGAGGCTTTGATTTTTTAGTTACTGTCACTTTCTAGAGTGAAAACGGACACAGGGAGATTTTGACAGGAATATATAGATGTCACATTTGAGGCTTCAGATTTTTGTGCCAAGTTTGATAAGAAGTGATTTTAGACTGAGTATGATTTGCCAGTGCCATGTATTCAGATGTCATGCGGCCAAGCCAAAGGTACCTTGTGACATGGTGTCATTGCAAAAGCTGTAAGTGCACAAActctataaaataaaagttattgcAGTGAAATGTAGTTTGTCATCTCTGAAAAAATAATGTACCCAtctatttatcttatttacCCGCAGCCAAATAGACATTTTACAAGCTGATGatgaaatatatttgttttgctttgcttCATGATATTTGTCAGGGACTCATTAACAGTGATTTAATATATGCTAAATGCATTTAGCCAAACAGCTAATTTTCTTTCCAAGTGTCTTGAGGTGTTGATGTTGCTCAAAAGCAGACAAGCTACAATAataaactagggctacgttgtagcactaacgggcccgagcacaggcattttgaagcctgttgcggttagtggagagagcgatcaatagggcctcccaccgttcggtgccaattcagatgtaaagtaaacccTCTATAATTACGATAATTGCTCCTATATAAATGTtgacatgtatgtatatatgtgcttttttcaaagttatagatcgtgtgtgtgtgtttttgtgttatagattctgtcagtacatttccatagatatgttccctgcactaatagtttgttttaatggtgtagttcatttgtgcatcgccctgaaaaagccccaaaagggaaatacaaatccttcgaaatacaatagggcctcccaccggaggtgctcgggccctaattactCAATGTCTTTATGTCACAATTTAAGATTATAGTTTTGTCAATATTTTAAGTCACAgaacatttctacattttttacagtacagaataaattatttcatgattagtaaagaaaaataagacaaaattCGACATGACTTGGATGATATGGCTATTTGTTTCTACGCTGAGGCAGTAGGAACAAATATGCGTCGGAACCATGTTCGTACGGTCCGCGTTTGCAGGGGGAACGCTGCGGGTGGGACCCACACGGAGGATGTAAACAAATCCTCCAGagctgtttctttgttttttagcagttttttaattatttttcttaaacCAACAGCTCGTCTTTGAAAACAATGAACTGCTTGTGATGAACAGAAGTTCAGAGGAGACTCGTCACTTCGTTTGAAAATGGTAAGTTGAGGTTTTTTCATCGAAGTCGTCGTCGAGACTTGCGATTAAACTTCATTTTAGTTCATATTTAGGACGTGAAAACCACCGGGAGTGATGAGTTTACACTCAGAAACAAGAAAGTTTTATATAACAGCTGAATAATGGTGTGAAATCTCACTGAATACACATGTTTACCTTTTTGAACCGAGCAGCTGTAAACTGCCTGAACATTAGGTCTAATTTAAAgctaataaaatatgtttatagtGACAAGCTATTTGAAATTCTCTGATAGATTGAATCAGTTTAAACTCAAGtgaatatacatttattattccGTTATTAATGGAATATTTATTCACTCTATATAGTTAATTATCTTTGGACTTTTTATGCATATCTGACTAATATagtttgaattaattaaatggAACTGTACCAACTGAAAACTGTCCAaatttcatcagtattttaaaaaCCCAACTCTATAAAATTACTAAATGAGTTTTCCTCTTGGCTTCACGTGCAGATTTACCATATTCCATGGATCTACACACCGGCGCGGACTGTCCTTGCCATCTGGCACCAGCTGACCAAAACCCCGGTAAAGATTAGTGGGAGTAAAATCTCGTAAACTTTGTGTGATGATCTTGATATTAACCCATTAACAACATGTTGCCGGTTCAATGCGTGTACTTAAGTATAAATCCTCCCTGGAGTCTTTTTTTGCCGCCATCGCTCTCCTTGTTTTCTGCTCTCTCACGGTATGAGGAAGAACATGAATTGTAAGACCGAGCTCTTTTCTGTTCAGATCCCAGAGCTGGCCAATTGCTCTGTGCTGATGAGGGAGcgcagcagagtggaggagaccATCCACGCCATCCAGCGAGCAGGTGCAGGCAGCCTGCAGGTCAGAGAACTGAGCGGAGGAGGGCACATTTTCATCAGAATCTCATCAGGACCGAGAACGCCACTGTGTAGTTCTGTTTTCAATTCTAAAAAGTACTGTCGTCTCAGGTCATCGCAGACTTCGACATGACGCTGACCAGATTTGCTCACAACGGCAAGAGAGTGCCCACCACCCACAGTAAGCACACGGGCCACATAGATCATCTGCATCACGATCATCAGGGTCCTGATTATTTGATGTTAACGATTTATGAATTTCTTGTGCCTTTCTGAAACTAATACAAACCTGTTTTCCTTCCATTTGCAGACATCCTGGATAGCCAGTTATTGATTAATGAAGACTGCACTAGAAAGGTAGGATTTAGGATTTGTTAGCTACTCTATAATTTTGCATATAATTCCACTATGAACAATTACACTCTGATACGTATATGTAGTTTGTCTATAAATAATTTTTCAGTATTCTATGTTGGTTTATTGCAGATGAGGAAGCTTTTGAACACCTACTATCCCATAGAGATCGATGCAAGTCTGAGTGTTGAAGAGAAGCTGCCTCTCATGGTGGAGTGGTAAGAAAACTCATAGCACTTCTGTTTAATATGTGCAGTTTGTGAACCATGTAAAATGTTCAATATTACTACTTACACTCAAAATGGTAGAAATGTTATGGAAGGACATGAAGCTCAACAAATATCAGAAGTGAAACTTATTTCTTAAGAGCAACGGTCGATCTGCAGGACTGAACATTGACTGAAAGCCAAAACAATATCTAATCTTTAAACATTCTGCTCAATAAATATGTGAAGATCAAAATGcaaaacgttttgtttttttccagtagTTTGAATCTGGAGAAGTCAGTTTCCTGTGTAGTAAATAAAAGGTCATTAAAGCTGAGGATGTTTTGGATCCTGACGTTGTCCTTGTGCTCTCGACAGGTGGACCAAAGTTCATGAGCTGCTGATTCAGCAGAGGATCAGAAAGGACATGCTCGCCCAGGCTGTGAAGGAATCCAGTGCCATGCTCAGGTAAACACAGAGTTACAGTCAAATGGAGTTTACCCAGAACACCTACAGATGTTATAAGTAACgatagactatatataaaaaaaaaaatgtcctcatgtAATTGGGAccaaattcatattttcatgagAAAACTAAAAGAGCTGAGGtccatttaaataattttgctGGTTAAAACTGGTCATAAAAAATGGGCATCAGTTTgatcaaatacatattttaacgtgaaacattttgtataagatatttgatttgatatatATTTCTCAATCTTAGTTCTTGTTATACTAGTTGAAGGAATCTGGAAtagtcagtgtttgtttctcgTGTGTAATATTCTTTAATTGCTTCTCAAGTTTACATTAATGTTAAACCCTCTGCTCAGATAGTCATTAGTTAATGTGTGTAATccaatgaggtgtgtgtgtttgtttagggACGGCTCCCAGGTGTTTTTTGAGCGTCTGGCAGAGCAGCAGGTTCCTCTGTTGATCCTCTCGGCCGGCGTCGGAGACGTCCTGGAGGAGGT
This is a stretch of genomic DNA from Hippoglossus stenolepis isolate QCI-W04-F060 chromosome 21, HSTE1.2, whole genome shotgun sequence. It encodes these proteins:
- the LOC118100617 gene encoding 7-methylguanosine phosphate-specific 5'-nucleotidase, whose protein sequence is MIYHIPWIYTPARTVLAIWHQLTKTPIPELANCSVLMRERSRVEETIHAIQRAGAGSLQVIADFDMTLTRFAHNGKRVPTTHNILDSQLLINEDCTRKMRKLLNTYYPIEIDASLSVEEKLPLMVEWWTKVHELLIQQRIRKDMLAQAVKESSAMLRDGSQVFFERLAEQQVPLLILSAGVGDVLEEVIRQNHVFHPNVHVVSNYMDFDQTGVLQAFKGQLIHTFNKREGALSHAAGLRELQGRPNVLLLGDSLGDLTMADGVSEPQNVLTIGFLNDQVEERKESYINSFDIVLVKDETMDVPNAILRYITSWRDK
- the klhl11 gene encoding kelch-like protein 11; translated protein: MSLTDSLFTCVFYVCELFPKIRQSLRPPLTLASCGGMAAAVAAAAAAEEPEDRADRSCVGGAALTGDGEPEEAEEFTCPTHRSGLSRRQDEQRKAGLFCDVTLEFRSGGACGSGGERVQTLAAHRSVLSAASHYFTLLLGGHFSESQSARVELKGWSSEGGLEPEAVRRVIQFMYTGEITVSTASVHEVLELADRFLLVQLKSFCGEFLMKKLSLSNCVAVHSLAHMYTLDQLALGAAKMIRRNFHNVIRNEEFFTLPFHLLRTWLSDSEITVDSEQELFEAVVKWVQQNPEEREKHFEELFGLLRLSQIAPSVLMQVVRKEPLVANSASCQKLVSDTLEVQAIHFESLKSADLELCASHMTATQPRFGQNMDVIMVVGGVSEGGEYLSECVGYFVAEDRWVNLPHIHNHLDGHAIAVTDSHVYVAGSMEPGFAKMVERYNPNLNSWEQVSSLSSRKHSFGLTCVKEVLCSIGGHGNFSPGFKDVTVYEPEQDEWRNLDPAPKILRDVKTVSVEDRYVYVMARTPVDLDFEDGLSTVTTCYDTESHKWQDVDSLPLIDNYCVFQMAVASTSFYHTASCCPKTYDVTQEDAQQKICINISDDILDSLPPEVLGMEGAAICYLGEDVFIIGGWRNSTNMDKQYRKEVYRYCAEKKRWMLLPPLPQPRCRAAACHVRIPYQYLYGCQRYPMPQNLARQRDRMQQMQQLHLRTLSLRRQLQTQIEC